A genomic segment from Flavobacterium inviolabile encodes:
- a CDS encoding ATP-grasp domain-containing protein, with amino-acid sequence MDKLLYNRIALVGIEPEEYDIIQANYQGHIVWHQATPKILIKDGTLFMEKQTGVGMLPIDKVVYYGIYENDFDFITGLALWGGDCFPNALGMMDCRLKIPCLVKAMQYSRFSSPRGFISEDTEMDTQTDTVAKWGNWHCGENKHRFSGYWKSEEASVIEPFFSGEAVRIMIIGTEAWQIKLEGATWLKSIHPDEACFMPVDPELLEDSKQLMEKLRMDMIGNDYILGDNGTKYLLEVNHIPNITRFESVRLTYLHTVIAWIKK; translated from the coding sequence ATGGATAAGCTGTTATACAACCGGATAGCCTTAGTGGGGATTGAACCGGAAGAATACGACATTATACAGGCGAATTACCAGGGCCATATCGTCTGGCATCAAGCCACACCGAAAATACTGATCAAAGACGGAACGCTGTTTATGGAAAAACAAACCGGAGTAGGGATGCTGCCCATTGACAAAGTGGTGTACTATGGAATTTATGAAAACGATTTCGATTTTATAACCGGTCTGGCGCTATGGGGAGGCGATTGTTTCCCAAATGCCCTTGGCATGATGGATTGCCGGCTAAAGATTCCGTGCCTGGTAAAAGCAATGCAGTATTCCCGTTTTAGTTCACCCAGAGGGTTTATTTCGGAAGATACCGAGATGGATACTCAAACGGATACCGTGGCAAAATGGGGCAACTGGCACTGCGGGGAAAACAAACACCGTTTTTCAGGATACTGGAAAAGTGAGGAAGCTTCCGTGATTGAGCCTTTCTTTAGCGGTGAGGCTGTCCGGATCATGATTATCGGTACCGAAGCCTGGCAGATAAAGCTCGAAGGAGCAACCTGGCTAAAATCGATACATCCGGATGAAGCCTGCTTTATGCCGGTCGATCCGGAACTGTTGGAAGATTCGAAACAGCTGATGGAAAAACTCCGGATGGACATGATTGGAAACGATTATATCCTCGGGGATAACGGAACAAAATATTTACTGGAAGTAAACCATATTCCGAATATCACCCGGTTTGAATCCGTCAGATTAACATATTTACACACTGTTATTGCGTGGATTAAAAAATAA
- a CDS encoding alpha/beta hydrolase, with product MTLKAQDYKEDILGAGFEQTVIRQPDDYEGSVITTLIRKKAVHTTNRAVLYIHGFNDYFFQKEMAEEFTRHNYNFYAVDLRKYGRAHLPHQKLNNVRDLTEYYADIDSALQIIQKEGNQKVLLSGHSTGGLVAALYADLHNGSPLFSAVFLNSPFFDFNMNAIVKKIGIPYIAKKGLKKPDKTIKGGFTELYGKSLHKNDYGEWDYNLNWKPHIAPEVNYGFIRAIHSGHQKVKDSLTIDKPVLVLFSKKSITEKKWSDVLFTGDAILNVKDIESGARKIKGLVTLKPIDGGLHDLILSPKPVRENVYKVLFYWLDDFMN from the coding sequence ATGACATTAAAAGCACAGGACTATAAAGAAGATATACTGGGAGCCGGTTTTGAGCAAACCGTTATCCGGCAGCCGGACGACTACGAAGGCAGCGTAATTACAACCCTGATCCGTAAAAAGGCAGTCCATACCACTAACAGGGCGGTACTGTACATTCACGGCTTTAACGATTATTTCTTCCAGAAGGAAATGGCGGAAGAATTTACCCGGCACAACTATAATTTTTATGCTGTTGACCTGCGCAAATACGGCCGCGCTCACCTGCCCCATCAAAAACTGAATAATGTCCGTGATCTAACCGAATATTATGCCGATATCGATTCGGCTTTACAGATCATTCAAAAAGAAGGGAATCAAAAAGTACTGTTGAGCGGTCATTCAACCGGAGGATTAGTAGCCGCACTTTATGCCGATTTGCATAACGGCAGTCCGCTTTTTAGTGCTGTGTTCCTAAACAGCCCGTTTTTTGATTTCAACATGAATGCCATCGTTAAAAAAATAGGGATTCCCTATATCGCTAAAAAAGGGTTGAAAAAACCGGATAAAACCATCAAAGGCGGTTTTACAGAACTCTATGGCAAAAGTCTGCATAAAAACGACTACGGCGAATGGGATTATAACCTGAACTGGAAACCGCATATCGCTCCCGAAGTTAATTATGGTTTTATCAGGGCGATTCATTCCGGTCATCAAAAAGTAAAAGACAGCCTGACCATTGATAAACCTGTTTTAGTGCTGTTTTCTAAAAAATCCATAACCGAAAAAAAGTGGAGTGATGTCCTTTTTACCGGCGATGCAATTCTAAACGTTAAGGATATCGAATCGGGTGCCCGAAAAATAAAAGGATTAGTAACCCTTAAGCCCATTGATGGTGGGCTGCACGATTTGATTCTTTCTCCAAAACCGGTAAGGGAGAATGTCTATAAAGTGCTGTTTTATTGGCTTGATGACTTTATGAATTAA
- a CDS encoding 3'-5' exonuclease produces the protein MKTTAKIIIIDLEATCWQGPVPAGQENEIIEIGICVLDSHTSEITKNQGILIKPQHSAVSAFCTELTTITQDLLEQKGIPFAEALEKLTEQYDPKEYTWASYGAYDLNMLKKQCARFNLDYPMGAEHINVKVLFAETRGLQKPTGMNGALSILDIPLEGTHHRGVDDAKNIAKILYWCLKQ, from the coding sequence ATGAAAACAACAGCTAAAATTATCATTATAGATTTAGAAGCCACATGCTGGCAGGGACCGGTTCCGGCCGGACAGGAAAATGAAATTATTGAAATCGGGATTTGCGTGCTGGATAGCCATACCAGTGAAATAACGAAGAATCAGGGGATTTTAATAAAGCCGCAACATTCCGCTGTAAGTGCGTTTTGTACGGAATTAACAACAATTACCCAGGATTTGCTGGAACAAAAAGGAATTCCGTTTGCGGAAGCGTTGGAAAAACTTACGGAACAGTATGATCCAAAAGAATACACCTGGGCGAGTTATGGAGCCTACGACCTGAACATGCTAAAGAAACAATGTGCCCGGTTCAATCTGGATTACCCTATGGGAGCGGAGCATATCAATGTTAAAGTACTCTTTGCCGAAACCAGAGGTTTGCAAAAACCTACCGGTATGAATGGCGCTTTAAGCATCCTGGATATTCCGCTGGAAGGAACCCATCACCGTGGTGTGGACGATGCCAAAAATATTGCCAAGATCCTGTATTGGTGCTTAAAGCAATAA
- a CDS encoding GEVED domain-containing protein: protein MYSNDKKQSNLRLYQWKMKCFLLGLFILPTTTFAQVSNYIFSQNPGTYTELANPVVLATATALSGSASLDDVIYTIPDNSIPFAFTLNNIAYSGAKVSTNGFVTLGATAPSSSLTSPISTSTGYTAAISAVGSDLNALFNIEGKTGSIGYEVVGTAPNREFVIEWKHFRPYSSSATVSSYFDWNFQIRLRENNTVAIVYDLKITGVPTSALVQVGLRGASDADYTNRSAGGTANSHWMATAAGTSSSSSVTCNSTSLPTSGYTFVWTPPSPCVAPVAQPSNLVLTVAGTTVNGVFEAASPAVDKYLVVRTPLGTAPTPPVNGTTYATGTGLGGYIVSNTASLTFVSSALTGNTAYTFTVFGYNSACSGGPLYNAANPVSQNITTCPAAPGTVTNANIMATSFDLNWVASAGGSAAAVAYFVEVATDANFTSQIAGSPFSAQAALTYAVQNISNSTKYYYRVRANNGCNSAYSSVGNLTTLCLPVAAFNENFDNAVTPDLAGCWSKIIRGTGTGSSSVATSSTSGSSTPNAVNLYNSGANTDNAGVDVILVSPQLTNLNAGNYRLRFKARRSSTTAGNNIQIGTLDNNSATAVFTPFGSVTELTTEYKEFTVYFTNYTGTDSFIGLKRKGSTTYSNVFVDDVVWEAIPSCLSPVTLTVSGITPNQAAISWNFDSNAGAPNGGYEYFISDTNTAPGLTDLLLQTTQTTATIGQLQSGTTYYVFVRSVCGANDKSNWTKTSFTTILTTPAPWLEPFTGTTTPNGWTTTGWTIGTERGATGNTGNNIYKNLYNTAPTGTFKTINVGPLPANYQLSFDYKQSAFSTPYSPLATWGNYTVEVSTDFGTTWTNITNIENEQGTGNYISKVYSLAAYATQYVSIRVTANRTAGDYDLSFDNFKIDAAPDNTVPVTSVVVTTENNVPAAITTNHGTLQLVAAALPANANQQVSWSVSNNMGMATVSATGLVTAVTNGVVTVRATATADTAIFGEIQVTITNLLPVYCTPAFPQGVEPITLVNFAGINNVTSNALTSPAYEDFTAITGTVVKGQNYPIKLKGNTDGSLSSYFKVYIDWNQNGTFETEEGYELGYISNSTGIDTKELTGTIPVPQTAFLGTTRMRVLKKFASQSIAPCNTESYGQAEDYTLLVEETMGNSDFDKTNYVVYPNPTTSVVNIQSDAAVKSVKVYNHSGQLVKEDKNNTLDLSAVSEGMYILQITFENGKSATRKIIKK, encoded by the coding sequence ATGTATTCAAATGACAAAAAACAAAGCAACCTCAGGTTGTATCAATGGAAAATGAAATGTTTTCTGTTGGGACTCTTTATCCTGCCAACGACCACTTTTGCGCAGGTTTCCAATTACATTTTCTCCCAGAATCCGGGAACTTATACAGAACTTGCCAATCCGGTAGTTCTGGCAACAGCAACAGCGTTGTCCGGTTCGGCCTCTTTAGACGATGTGATCTACACTATTCCGGACAATAGCATACCGTTTGCTTTTACGCTGAACAATATTGCTTATTCCGGTGCGAAAGTAAGTACAAACGGTTTTGTTACGTTGGGAGCTACCGCTCCGAGCTCGTCGCTAACAAGCCCGATCTCGACCAGTACCGGATATACTGCTGCAATCAGTGCTGTGGGTTCCGATTTAAATGCCTTATTTAATATTGAGGGCAAAACCGGATCCATAGGATATGAAGTAGTGGGAACCGCTCCAAACCGTGAGTTTGTAATTGAGTGGAAACATTTCAGACCGTATTCGTCTTCTGCTACTGTAAGCAGTTATTTCGACTGGAATTTTCAAATTCGTTTGCGGGAAAACAATACTGTCGCCATTGTATATGATTTAAAAATCACCGGAGTGCCCACTTCGGCACTGGTCCAGGTTGGATTAAGAGGCGCTTCGGATGCGGATTATACAAACCGGTCTGCAGGCGGAACGGCAAACAGCCACTGGATGGCTACCGCAGCGGGAACCTCAAGTTCGTCAAGTGTTACCTGTAATTCAACCTCATTGCCAACATCCGGATATACTTTTGTATGGACACCACCGTCACCATGTGTGGCACCTGTTGCACAACCATCCAATTTAGTGCTAACAGTGGCCGGAACTACGGTTAACGGAGTGTTTGAAGCGGCATCACCGGCAGTTGACAAATACCTGGTTGTGAGAACACCGCTGGGAACAGCTCCAACGCCGCCGGTTAACGGTACGACCTATGCCACCGGAACAGGACTGGGCGGTTATATTGTTTCCAATACCGCATCACTAACGTTTGTGAGTTCAGCATTAACCGGAAATACGGCTTATACCTTTACCGTTTTTGGCTATAACAGTGCCTGCTCTGGCGGACCGCTTTATAATGCAGCCAATCCGGTATCGCAAAACATTACCACCTGTCCGGCAGCACCGGGAACGGTTACAAATGCAAACATTATGGCAACTTCTTTCGATTTGAATTGGGTTGCTTCTGCCGGCGGATCGGCAGCAGCAGTTGCCTATTTTGTTGAAGTGGCTACCGATGCTAATTTTACCAGTCAGATTGCCGGTTCCCCTTTTAGTGCACAGGCAGCGTTGACGTATGCAGTTCAGAATATCAGCAACAGTACAAAATATTACTACAGGGTAAGAGCTAATAACGGTTGCAACAGTGCTTATTCAAGCGTTGGAAATCTAACCACTTTGTGTCTTCCTGTTGCGGCGTTTAATGAAAACTTCGACAATGCCGTTACACCGGATTTAGCCGGTTGCTGGAGTAAAATAATCAGAGGAACCGGTACAGGCTCTTCATCGGTTGCGACGAGCAGTACCAGTGGCAGCAGTACGCCTAATGCCGTGAATCTATACAATTCCGGTGCGAATACTGATAATGCCGGTGTAGACGTTATATTGGTAAGCCCGCAGTTAACCAATTTAAATGCCGGTAACTACAGATTGCGATTCAAGGCAAGAAGAAGTTCTACGACGGCAGGAAACAATATCCAGATCGGAACGCTGGATAACAATAGTGCTACAGCAGTATTTACCCCATTTGGAAGTGTTACGGAACTTACAACGGAATACAAGGAGTTTACCGTATATTTTACAAACTATACCGGTACGGATTCTTTTATCGGATTAAAAAGAAAAGGAAGTACAACCTATTCGAATGTATTTGTAGACGATGTGGTATGGGAAGCAATTCCGTCATGTTTATCACCGGTTACCCTTACTGTATCGGGAATTACTCCGAATCAGGCGGCGATCAGCTGGAATTTCGATTCGAATGCAGGAGCGCCAAACGGAGGATATGAATATTTTATTTCCGACACCAATACGGCTCCTGGTTTAACGGATCTTTTATTGCAAACAACACAAACAACCGCGACTATCGGACAGTTACAATCCGGTACAACATATTATGTATTTGTGAGAAGTGTGTGTGGAGCTAACGATAAAAGTAACTGGACTAAAACATCTTTTACGACCATATTGACCACTCCGGCACCTTGGCTGGAGCCTTTTACAGGAACTACAACTCCGAACGGATGGACAACTACCGGATGGACAATCGGAACCGAGAGAGGTGCGACAGGAAATACCGGTAATAATATCTATAAAAACTTATACAACACGGCACCGACAGGTACATTCAAAACCATAAATGTAGGACCGCTTCCGGCGAACTACCAGTTGAGTTTTGACTATAAGCAATCTGCCTTTTCTACACCCTATTCCCCTTTGGCTACATGGGGTAATTATACGGTAGAAGTTTCTACGGATTTCGGCACTACCTGGACCAATATCACCAATATTGAGAATGAACAGGGAACCGGTAATTATATCAGTAAAGTATACTCTCTGGCGGCTTATGCAACGCAGTATGTTTCCATAAGAGTAACGGCCAACAGAACAGCCGGAGATTATGATCTTTCTTTCGACAATTTTAAAATTGATGCCGCACCGGATAATACTGTTCCGGTAACCAGCGTGGTGGTTACTACAGAAAATAATGTACCGGCAGCGATAACCACAAATCACGGTACGTTACAGTTAGTAGCTGCGGCTTTACCGGCAAATGCCAATCAGCAGGTAAGCTGGTCTGTTTCCAATAATATGGGCATGGCAACGGTTTCTGCTACAGGATTGGTAACGGCCGTTACAAACGGAGTGGTTACCGTAAGAGCAACCGCTACTGCCGATACGGCTATTTTTGGTGAAATCCAAGTTACCATTACCAACCTGTTACCGGTTTATTGTACGCCGGCTTTCCCTCAGGGAGTGGAACCGATCACACTGGTTAATTTTGCAGGAATTAATAATGTTACTTCAAATGCCCTGACAAGTCCGGCCTATGAAGATTTTACAGCAATTACCGGAACGGTTGTTAAAGGACAAAACTATCCTATTAAATTAAAAGGAAATACAGATGGAAGTTTGAGCAGCTATTTTAAAGTTTATATCGACTGGAATCAGAACGGAACGTTCGAAACGGAAGAAGGATATGAACTGGGTTATATTAGCAACTCAACGGGAATTGATACAAAAGAATTAACCGGTACGATTCCTGTGCCGCAGACAGCTTTTTTGGGAACAACCCGAATGAGAGTGCTTAAAAAATTCGCATCACAAAGTATCGCTCCTTGTAATACGGAAAGCTACGGTCAGGCAGAAGATTATACACTGCTTGTTGAGGAAACCATGGGTAATAGTGATTTTGATAAAACAAACTATGTTGTTTATCCGAATCCAACAACTTCAGTGGTAAATATCCAGTCGGATGCAGCGGTGAAATCCGTTAAAGTTTACAACCATTCAGGACAGCTGGTAAAAGAAGATAAAAACAATACACTTGATTTATCAGCAGTTTCAGAAGGGATGTATATTTTACAGATCACTTTTGAAAATGGCAAATCCGCCACCCGGAAAATTATTAAAAAATAG
- a CDS encoding NRDE family protein, translated as MCTVTFINSNGKYIITSNRDEMIARPALEPRKYFVNGQQVFYPKDSKAGGTWYAVSEKGRVVVLLNGAEERLARKAAYRMSRGLIVLELISAASVLQSWRNINLNEIESFTLVVFEADTLYQLQWNEVSKSETELDAAKNYIWSSATLYPKAVREQRAEWFARFVKSNPVITESEMMTFHHYAENEDCENGLVINRDNVLKTLSITQTIIQQQKVTLNHEDLTANQQFTNTFISV; from the coding sequence ATGTGCACAGTAACTTTTATAAACAGCAACGGTAAATACATCATTACCTCAAACCGTGATGAAATGATTGCCAGACCGGCTTTAGAGCCGCGAAAATATTTTGTTAACGGGCAGCAGGTTTTTTATCCTAAAGACAGTAAAGCAGGCGGAACCTGGTATGCAGTGAGCGAAAAAGGCCGTGTTGTTGTGCTTTTAAACGGAGCAGAGGAAAGGCTTGCCCGGAAAGCTGCCTACAGAATGAGCAGGGGACTGATCGTTTTGGAACTAATAAGCGCCGCATCAGTACTGCAAAGCTGGCGCAACATCAATTTAAACGAAATCGAATCTTTTACATTGGTTGTCTTTGAGGCGGATACATTATACCAGTTGCAATGGAATGAGGTCAGTAAAAGTGAAACGGAACTGGATGCCGCCAAAAACTATATCTGGTCCTCCGCAACCCTGTATCCGAAAGCGGTCAGGGAACAACGGGCTGAATGGTTTGCCCGTTTTGTAAAATCAAATCCGGTTATTACCGAATCGGAGATGATGACGTTTCATCATTATGCCGAAAATGAAGACTGCGAAAACGGACTGGTGATCAACAGGGACAATGTCTTGAAAACGCTCAGTATTACGCAAACGATAATTCAGCAGCAAAAAGTGACGCTCAATCATGAAGACCTGACAGCAAACCAACAATTTACAAACACTTTTATTAGTGTTTAA
- a CDS encoding slipin family protein, producing the protein MLKKIHIKALQTALVFQNQKLIQVLQEGSYWIFGNKEVVIYDNNTAFHSQYELNYIMQNEVLAAMLTVVEVADDQIVLQFENGNFKEVMTAGRYAFWKGFIKREFITVDLSKVDITEAVPITLLDNIRISNYVRRFLVLSHEKALLYINGVFIKELTAGMHYFWKNNTTVEVRTIDVRQQQMEISGQELLTRDKAALRINFFVRYQITDIIKALVINKDTEKQLYIMMQLALRAFVGSLTLDELLNKKDAIAEIILQETAARISELGLTVSDAGIRDVILPGDMKEIMNQVLVAEKKAQANSIMRREETAATRSLLNTAKLMEENEMLWKLKEMEYVEKIADKIGEITISGSGNIIGQLKDIFVK; encoded by the coding sequence ATGTTAAAAAAAATACATATTAAAGCTTTACAAACCGCTTTGGTTTTCCAGAATCAGAAATTGATTCAGGTATTACAGGAAGGTTCTTACTGGATTTTCGGTAATAAGGAAGTGGTTATTTACGATAACAATACTGCCTTTCATTCCCAGTATGAATTAAATTATATCATGCAGAATGAAGTATTGGCAGCTATGTTAACGGTTGTTGAAGTAGCTGATGATCAGATTGTATTGCAATTTGAAAACGGTAACTTTAAAGAAGTAATGACAGCCGGCCGTTATGCCTTTTGGAAAGGTTTTATCAAACGGGAATTTATTACGGTCGATTTATCCAAAGTGGATATTACAGAAGCTGTTCCGATAACTTTATTGGACAACATCCGCATCAGCAATTATGTACGCCGCTTTTTGGTTTTGAGCCATGAAAAAGCATTGTTGTATATTAACGGTGTGTTCATCAAAGAATTGACAGCTGGAATGCATTATTTCTGGAAGAATAATACCACTGTAGAAGTACGGACAATCGATGTCCGCCAGCAACAAATGGAGATCTCCGGTCAGGAATTATTAACGAGAGATAAAGCGGCCTTACGCATTAATTTTTTTGTACGTTATCAGATAACCGATATTATTAAAGCATTGGTTATTAATAAAGATACCGAAAAACAATTGTATATTATGATGCAGTTGGCATTGCGTGCTTTTGTGGGAAGTTTGACCCTGGATGAATTATTGAATAAAAAGGATGCCATTGCCGAAATTATCTTGCAGGAAACAGCAGCCAGAATAAGTGAGTTGGGCTTAACGGTTTCCGATGCCGGTATCCGCGATGTGATCTTACCGGGCGATATGAAGGAAATCATGAACCAGGTATTGGTGGCCGAGAAAAAAGCACAGGCAAACAGCATCATGCGACGTGAAGAAACGGCAGCAACGCGCAGTTTATTGAATACTGCCAAATTAATGGAAGAAAATGAGATGTTATGGAAATTGAAAGAGATGGAATACGTTGAAAAAATTGCGGATAAAATTGGTGAGATCACCATTTCCGGCAGCGGTAACATCATTGGTCAGTTGAAAGACATCTTTGTAAAATAA
- a CDS encoding response regulator transcription factor: MIKILLLEDDLVLSKEIHDFLKSKDIECDCVFDGEVFFRQLKTDKYNIYLLDINVPKLNGLDVCTKIRETDKTTPILMISAYGDLTDKVDAFQLGADDYLVKPFHLEELLIRVLALLRRSSTPQNEEELIVIDDLEISPSTMTVKRANTVIELTQKEYQLLLLLARAKGRTLSKQSISEQIWDAHFDTNLNTIEVYINFLRKKIDRNYETKLIHTRPGFGYYLKDE, from the coding sequence ATGATTAAAATCCTGCTGCTGGAAGACGATTTAGTACTCTCTAAAGAAATTCATGACTTTTTAAAATCAAAAGACATCGAATGCGACTGCGTTTTTGACGGAGAAGTTTTTTTCAGACAACTAAAAACCGATAAATACAATATCTATTTACTCGATATCAATGTACCAAAGCTGAACGGATTGGATGTTTGTACCAAAATCAGGGAAACAGACAAAACCACCCCTATTTTGATGATTAGTGCCTATGGTGATCTGACCGATAAAGTGGATGCCTTCCAGCTGGGAGCCGACGATTACCTGGTAAAACCGTTTCACCTGGAAGAACTGCTGATACGGGTACTGGCGTTACTGCGCAGAAGCAGCACCCCGCAAAATGAAGAAGAACTGATCGTTATAGACGACCTGGAAATCTCACCGTCTACCATGACCGTAAAACGCGCCAATACCGTTATCGAACTCACCCAGAAAGAATACCAGCTGTTGTTATTACTGGCACGGGCAAAAGGCAGAACGCTTTCCAAACAAAGTATTTCCGAGCAAATCTGGGATGCACATTTTGACACCAACCTGAATACCATAGAAGTGTATATCAATTTCCTGAGAAAGAAAATTGACCGGAATTATGAAACCAAACTGATTCACACCCGCCCCGGATTCGGATATTACCTAAAAGACGAATAA
- a CDS encoding tetratricopeptide repeat-containing hybrid sensor histidine kinase/response regulator — translation MTNKPLSTSLLLVLLFSQLGYSQTGKITQKEISKMITASSDYMLNLKCEESLNLAKKALNQAYQINDKALIAKAYNIIGLNYEEFSDFKKAITYYEKGLHYANQTTNDTIKDWLHNNLGSAYCFHKLDFEKGIDHYKKGLFYSKKLKDTNEIIYTRLNIASAYFEIKDFQKGIYYLKDIENIVMESDELEAKISLNSLLGSYYTHTNNFKTAEAFYQKALELCEKNKIEFLQTNACELYKDFAQYYFKIKDYKNAYLYLDKYTTTKNKIYNDQRISEVEKAGNQIELDEYKRQISQIESEKQLQARSLHQSRIIVVLFIITLLFLLLFLFSLYKNNEIRKKINRDLKTANKQLQKAKEQAEEVSQLKSQFISTISHELRTPLYGVVGITDIIADEHKELSNSSYLKSLKFSARYLLSLVNDILQVYKIDEKKITLDNTAFNVIEDLHQVTDSLMFLAEKNQNKLTLEVDEDIPQLLIGDRVRLSQIFMNLIGNALKFTHNGQVKINVQLLRTEGTFVYLQFEVIDNGIGIAEADQEKVFEKFVQIERKEDDYQGTGLGLPIVKQLIGLFNGEIHIESEENVGTKMTFIIGFESDKDKIKEYTNDLEVDFVHQKSYKILVVEDNKINQLVTKKILDDSNFESIIVDNGYHAIELLEKESFDIVLMDINMPMINGFETTRLIREKGITIPVIALTAFDKQEISEQVYASDMNGIIIKPFEPKQLYQMIVNLCQPVA, via the coding sequence ATGACTAATAAGCCATTAAGTACTTCCCTTTTATTAGTTTTGTTATTTTCCCAGCTTGGATACAGCCAGACTGGAAAAATAACCCAAAAAGAGATTTCTAAAATGATTACTGCTTCCAGTGATTACATGCTCAACCTGAAGTGTGAAGAATCGCTGAATCTCGCCAAAAAAGCACTGAATCAGGCCTATCAGATCAACGACAAAGCTCTTATTGCCAAAGCGTATAACATTATCGGACTGAACTATGAAGAGTTTTCCGATTTTAAAAAGGCGATTACCTACTATGAAAAAGGGCTTCACTATGCTAATCAGACAACCAACGATACCATTAAAGACTGGCTGCACAACAACCTGGGCAGCGCCTATTGTTTCCATAAACTTGATTTTGAAAAAGGAATTGACCATTATAAAAAAGGACTGTTCTATTCTAAGAAATTAAAGGATACCAACGAAATTATTTATACCCGGCTGAATATTGCCAGTGCCTATTTTGAGATTAAAGACTTTCAAAAAGGAATTTACTACCTGAAAGACATTGAAAATATTGTCATGGAAAGTGATGAACTGGAAGCTAAAATTTCCCTTAATTCTCTTTTAGGTTCTTATTATACGCATACCAACAATTTTAAAACTGCAGAAGCTTTCTATCAGAAAGCCCTGGAGCTTTGCGAAAAAAACAAGATCGAATTCCTGCAAACCAATGCCTGTGAGCTCTACAAAGATTTTGCGCAATACTACTTTAAAATTAAGGACTATAAAAATGCCTACCTGTATCTTGACAAATACACCACTACCAAAAACAAGATCTATAACGATCAGCGGATCAGTGAGGTTGAAAAAGCCGGAAATCAGATTGAACTGGATGAATACAAAAGACAGATCAGCCAGATTGAAAGTGAAAAGCAATTACAGGCAAGAAGCTTGCATCAATCGCGAATTATCGTTGTATTGTTTATCATCACATTACTGTTTTTACTGCTCTTCCTGTTCTCTTTATATAAGAACAATGAGATCCGTAAAAAGATCAACCGCGACCTGAAAACGGCTAATAAACAGCTTCAAAAAGCAAAAGAACAGGCCGAAGAAGTATCCCAGCTAAAATCCCAGTTCATTTCGACAATTAGTCACGAATTGCGAACACCGCTTTACGGTGTGGTGGGTATTACCGATATCATTGCCGATGAGCACAAAGAATTGTCCAACAGTTCCTATCTGAAATCGTTGAAGTTTTCGGCAAGATACCTGTTGTCTTTAGTGAACGATATTTTACAGGTTTATAAAATTGATGAAAAGAAAATAACCCTCGACAACACGGCTTTTAATGTTATTGAAGACCTGCACCAAGTAACGGACAGCCTGATGTTCCTGGCTGAGAAAAATCAAAACAAACTGACGCTTGAAGTGGACGAAGATATCCCGCAGCTGTTAATCGGCGACCGGGTGCGTTTGTCGCAGATCTTTATGAACCTGATTGGGAATGCACTTAAATTCACCCATAACGGACAGGTAAAAATCAACGTACAGCTGCTCCGGACCGAAGGCACATTCGTTTACCTGCAATTTGAGGTAATCGACAACGGTATCGGAATTGCCGAAGCCGACCAGGAAAAGGTTTTTGAAAAATTCGTACAGATCGAACGCAAAGAAGACGACTATCAGGGAACCGGTCTGGGACTGCCTATCGTTAAACAGCTAATCGGGCTTTTTAATGGTGAAATACACATTGAAAGTGAGGAAAATGTAGGAACCAAAATGACCTTTATCATTGGTTTTGAATCCGATAAGGACAAAATAAAAGAATATACCAATGATCTGGAAGTGGATTTTGTACACCAGAAAAGCTATAAAATACTGGTGGTGGAAGACAACAAAATCAACCAGCTGGTTACCAAGAAAATACTGGACGACAGCAATTTTGAAAGTATTATTGTCGACAACGGCTACCATGCCATTGAACTGCTCGAAAAAGAATCCTTCGATATCGTATTAATGGACATTAACATGCCTATGATCAACGGTTTTGAAACCACCAGGCTCATCCGGGAAAAAGGCATCACGATTCCTGTTATTGCGCTTACAGCTTTCGACAAACAGGAAATATCCGAACAGGTATATGCTTCCGATATGAACGGCATTATCATAAAACCTTTCGAACCCAAACAGCTGTATCAGATGATTGTAAACCTGTGTCAGCCGGTAGCCTAA